The following are encoded in a window of Sminthopsis crassicaudata isolate SCR6 chromosome 5, ASM4859323v1, whole genome shotgun sequence genomic DNA:
- the NDUFA4 gene encoding cytochrome c oxidase subunit NDUFA4, translating into MLRMILNQAKKHPSLIPLFVFIGAGGTGASLYVLRLALFNPDVSWDRKNNPEPWNKMNPTDQYKFYSVNVDYSKLKKEGPEF; encoded by the exons atgCTCCGCATGATCCTCAACCAGGCCAAGAAGCACCCGAGC TTGATCCCCCTGTTCGTGTTCATCGGGGCCGGGGGCACCGGGGCCTCGCTGTACGTGCTGCGCCTGGCGCTCTTCAACCCCGACGTCAG TTGGGACAGGAAGAACAACCCGGAACCTTGGAACAAAATGAATCCCACCGACCAGTACAAG ttcTATTCCGTAAATGTGGATTATAGCAAACTGAAGAAAGAAGGCCCAGAATTCTAA